A region from the Arachis ipaensis cultivar K30076 chromosome B01, Araip1.1, whole genome shotgun sequence genome encodes:
- the LOC107639398 gene encoding prostatic spermine-binding protein produces the protein MKATEEFKEQVEENEVTSFSKEEEYEEEYDSEEEVEDADDDEDDDDDEDEDDEDDDEDEDNDNDDDDDDDDDEDAPDVGDEDDEDDDEGEGGGDGQRGGDPDDDDDNDDDDDDEEQEEEEEDLGTEYLVRPVGNAEEEEASSDFEPKENGEEEDEGDEEVDDDDDDDGDKKGEAPSKRKRSDKDDSDDDDDDDDDDDGGKDDERPSKR, from the exons ATGAAGGCCACTGAGGAATTCAAGGAGCAAGTGGAGGAAAACGAGGTCACCTCTTTCAGTAAGGAGGAAGAGTATGAAGAAGAATACGACtctgaagaagaagtagaagacgCAGACGACGATGAAGACGACGACGATGACGAAGACGAAGACGATGAGGACGACGACGAAGATGAAGACAACGATAATGACGAtgatgacgacgacgacgacgacgaggaTGCTCCTGACGTCGGCGACGAGGACGACGAAGATGACGacgaaggagaaggaggaggtgACGGCCAGCGCGGTGGTGATCCTGACGACGATGACGACAACGACGACGACGATGATGACGAAGagcaagaggaagaagag GAGGATTTGGGAACAGAGTACCTTGTTCGTCCTGTAGGAAACGCTGAGGAGGAAGAAGCGTCTAGTGATTTTGAACCAAAGGAGAATGGTGAGGAGGAAGATGAAGGTGATGAGgaagttgatgatgatgatgatgatgatggtgacaaGAAAGGTGAGGCTCCATCAAAACGAAAGAGGTCAGATAAAGATGattcagatgatgatgatgatgatgacgacgatgATGATGGAGGTAAAGATGATGAGAGACCTTCCAAGCGATAG
- the LOC107620164 gene encoding ATP-dependent DNA helicase SRS2-like protein At4g25120, with amino-acid sequence MKWDNAYFGPGTVHNIKCHLNNAESKGEVDAVFVNAILAMWGSLALKVERCFSFYLLFVVHCVLFLSHAEKIGRTSEFLIYGQGQQRNAVIEAIRLLENGNNRSKDGASLVGEESKGVVTPKQFKDKAKKWQKFVTQAKASGRTSADYCELGNEIGVS; translated from the exons ATGAAATGGGATA ATGCTTATTTTGGTCCTGGAACAGTGCATAACATCAAATGCCATCTAAATAATGCAGAGTCCAAG GGTGAAGTGGATGCTGTTTTTGTTAATGCTATACTAGCTATGTGGGGTTCA CTGGCCCTGAAAGTGGAAAGGTGTTTTAGTTTTTATCTGTTGTTTGTGGTCCATTGCGTGTTATTTCTTTCACATGCAGAAAA GATAGGTCGTACATCTGAATTCTTAATATATGGGCAGGGACAACAACGAAATGCAGTCATTGAGGCCATTCGATTATTAGAAAATGGAAACAATAGGTCAAAAGATGGTGCATCATTGGTTGGTGAAGAGTCCAAAGGCGTAGTAACACCCAAACAGTTCAAGGATAAGGCAAAGAAATGGCAAAAGTTTGTGACTCAG GCCAAAGCCTCGGGAAGAACTTCTGCTGATTATTGCGAATTGGGCAATGAGATAGGCGTAAGCTAA